DNA from Amycolatopsis sp. DSM 110486:
TCGTACTCGGGCTGGCCCGTCACGATCTCGCCGCCGTCCGGCCGGTCGGCCAGCAGCGAATGCCAGGTGCGGCCCGGGTACTCGAGCAGTGCGAAGTTGGGGATCGCCGCCGCGATCTGCAGCGACGCGGCCGTGAGCACGGGGCTGAGCGGGTTGTGCGGCACGACGCCGATGTGTTGCGCTTCGGCGAGCGCGGCGATCTTCTTCGCTCCGGTGATGCCGCCGACCATGCCGACGTTCGGCCGCACGAACTGCACCGCCGAACGGCGCAGGAGCATGGCGAACTCCCAGATCGAGGTGAGCCGCTCCCCCGTCGCGATCGGCACGTCGACCCGGCTCGCGACGTACTCCATCTCGTCGAAGTTGTCCGGCGTCACCGGGTCTTCGAGGAACTGCGGGCGGAACTCGGCGATGCCCAGTCCGAGCTGCACCGCCTCGGCCGGGGTGAGGCGCCGGTGGATCTCGATGCACAGGTCGACGTCGTCACCGACGGCGTCGCGGTAGGCGCCGACGGCCTCGATCGCGTGGCCGATCTTCGCCGCGTGGGTCTCGAAGTACGGCACGGAGCGGTCTTCGTCGAGGAACGGCGTCAGGTGCCCGACGGCCGTGAACCCCTGCTCCTTGGCCGCCTTCACGCCGGCGACGAGCTCTTGGCGGGTCGTACCGACCACGTGCTGGTACACCCGCGCGCGCTCACGGACGGGGCCGCCGAGCAGCGCGTGGACCGAGGCGTCGCGGTACTGGCCGGCCAGGTCCCACAGGGCGATGTCGATCGCGCTGAGCGCACCCATGATGTCGGCGCCGCGGAAGTGGAAGGCGCGGTAGAGGTACTGCCAGTGGTGCTCGATCCGCAGCGGGTCCTCGCCGAGCAGGTACTCGCCGAACTTCACCACCGCGGCGGCGGCGGACTCGTGGAAGCCCCACGCCCCCGACTCGCCGAGCCCGACGAGGCCTTCGTCGGTGTGGACCTGGACGAAGAGGTAGCGGTCGACCAGGATCGGCTCGACCTTCGTGATCTTCATCAGGCGGCACCGTCTTTCGCGTAGGCCGGCGCGGCAGTCGCGTCGGGATCGTTCGCACCCGCGACCACGGGCTTGGACAGGGAGATGCAGACGAAGCTGATCGCGCCGAGCACGACCATCAGCAACGCCACGGGCCAGTAGGAACCACCCGCCAGATTCACCAGGCTCAGCCCGGCCACGCGGATCAGGCCACCGACCGCCGATACCGACTCACGGGCCAGGGACACGCCGCTCACCCGGATCCGCGGCTCGAACATCTCGGTCAGGTAGGCCGCCTGCCCGGCGTTGTTCAGCTCCTTCCCGACCGACGTGCCGAGGATGAGCGCGAGCCAGATGACCACGGGCTGCCCGGTGTCGACGAGCCAGTAGAACGGGAACGCGAGCACCATCGCGAACGCGGCCGCGGTCAGGTAGACCCGTTTGGTGCCCAGCCGGTCCGTGAGGTGGCCGAACAGCGCCACCGACCCGATGCCGAGGGCGGACGCGATGAGCAGGCCGGTCAGCACCGTCTGCTGCGCGACGCCGACTTGCTTGACCGCGTAGACCGTGACGAAAACCGTGTAGAGGTAGCCGAGCGGCGGGTCCATCAGCCGCGCGCCGGCGGCGAGGAGCACCTGCTTCGGTGCCGTGCGCAACAGTTCCGCCATCGGGACGCGGGGCTGCTCGCCGGTGCCCTTGACCCGCTGGAACTCGGGCGTTTCCTGCACCCGCAGCCGCAGGAACAGACCGACCGCCACGGGCACGATCCCGACCAGGAACGGGATTCGCCAGCCCCACGAGAGCAGCTGGTTCTCAGGCAGGGTGCCGATCACCGCGAAGGCGGCCGTCGAGAGCAACATCCCGATCTCGGCGCCGACCTGCGCGGTCGACGCGAACAGGCCCCGTTTCCCGGGAGGCGCGTACTCGGCACTCATCACCACCGCGCCGCCGAACTCGGCGCCCGCGCCGAAGCCCTGGCACAGCCGCAGGAACACGAGCAGGATCGGCGCCCAGACGCCAATACTGCCGTAGGTCGGCAACGCGCCGATCAACGTCGTCGCGATGCCCATCAGCACGAGGGTGGTGATCATCACGGCCTTGCGGCCGTGGCGGTCGCCGAGGTTGCCCAGCACCACACCGCCGAGCGGCCGCGCCACGAACCCGACGGCGAAGGTGGCCACCGACGCGATCGTGCCGACCTCCGAACCGAGGTCCGGGAAGAACAGCTTGTTCAGCACCAACGCCGACGCGAGCCCGTAGAGAGCGTAGTCGTACCACTCGAGAGCGCTGCCGATGATGCTGGCGGCCACGACTCGACGCCGCATCGGCGACTTCCCGCCGTCGACCGGGTCCGGCTCAGCCGGTGTTCGTCGCGCATCCATTCATGTCATCCTCTCCATTAAGGACTGATGCGGGCACGACGGATCCACGATCTCGCGCCGGCGCGTCCGTCCGACCAGGACAGCTCGCTTCTCCGTCGGCTCGTGCAACGGTGCGTCAGGCCACGGGAGGGATGCCAGGCCAGTGCGGGTCAACTGGCCTGCTGCGTCAGCGCGGTCCTCGGTCTCGACAGGAAAGGCCAAAACTGACACGGGTGGCCGCGGCCGCTTCGACAGCGGTCGCGGCCACCCGTGGTTCGGCGGCGTCCTCAGGCGGCGACGGTGGGTTGCGCCAGGGGGCGCCGTTTCCGCATCGCCGCCACCGCGATCAGCCCGACGAGCGACGTGGTGAGGACGAAGTAGTACGGCGAGCGCAGGTCGTCGGTCGCGCTGACCAGCCAGGTGCCGATGTAGGGCGCGGTGCCGCCGGCGATGACCACGGAGATGTTCGTGGCCAGCGCGGTGCCGGTGTAGCGGACCTCGTCGGGGAACAGTTGCGGTGTCACGGTGTAGGAGGCGACCTGGAGGAACGCCATGTTGACCATGATGAGCACGTAGCCGAGCGCGGCGAGCCCCAGGTTGCCGACGTCCATGAGCAGGAAGCCGGGATAGGTGATCACGGCGTAGCCCACGAGCCCGATCACGGCGACCTTGAGCGGACCGATGCGGTCGGCGAGCCGCCCCGCGAACGGCATGAGACCGACCGCCACGAGGGTGACCGCCGCGGTGATCCAGTACACCGGCGATTTCGCGTAGTGCAGGTTGGTGACCAGGTAGATGGAGATGAACGTGGAGCCGATGTACGCCGCGCCCTGCACGCCGATGCCGAGCGCAGTCGCCTTGACCAGTGCCCCGGGGTAGTCACGCAGGGCGGATGTCAAGGGGAAGCCGTGGCGGGCGGTCGTGACGTCGCGGTCGATGTCGGGCAGCATGCGCCGCGCGAGGTAGCACACGACGGTGAGCGGCAGGCCGATGAGGAACGGGATCCGCCAGCCCCAGGAGCTCAGCTGGTCAGCGGCCAGCACTCCGGACACGATGCCGACCGCGGCCGAGGCGATCGCGAAGCCGGCGTTGGTGCCCATCGGGGTGAACGCGCCGTAGCGGGCCTTCTTGCCCGGTGGCGCGGCCTCCGAGATCACGGTCGCGGCACCGCCGACCTCGCCGCCGGCGAAGAAGCCCTGCGCCAGCCGCACGACCAGCAGGAGGACCGGTGCGAGGACACCGACCATGGCGTAGGTCGGCAGCACGCCGATGGCGGTGTTGGCGAGCCCGATGCCGACGACGGTGACGAGCAGCGCCCGCTTGCGCCCGAACCGGTCGCCGACCCAGCCGAACACGATCCCGCCGATCGGGCGGATCACGTACGACAGGGCGAACACGGCCAGGACCGCCAGCAGGGACGCCACGGGGTCTTTGCCGGGGAAGAACAAGGGCGCGATGATCGCCGAGACGTAGCCGTAGAGGGCGTAGTCGTAGTACTCGATGAGCGTGCCGATACCGCCGGCCAAGCCGACGCGGCGAACCTCTTTCGCGGTGCGGAGGGACACTTCTGGCTCCAGGTCGCGGATGGTCATGCCCGGCCTCCGTCGCAAAGGGACGGTGGCTTCGTTGCCGTTGTCATCTGGTGCGCTTCCTTACTTCAAGCCGTCGACGTAGGCGCGGACGATGTCGTCGAAGGAAAGTTCCGCTGCCAGGCCTAGCTTGTCCGCGCGGGGGGTGTGGAACCGGGCCGGCCAGTTGCGCACGATGGCGCCGACGCCCACGTCGTCCGTCCAGTCGATGAGGTCGCTGGTACCGGCACCCGCCACGCGGTCGAGGGCGAACGCCATCTCCTGCGGGGTGGTCGTGAGCGCCGGCAGGTTCATCGCTGTCGGGCTTCCCCACGTTGCGTCGCCGACTTCGGCCGCACGCAGCAGCCCCTCCAGAGTCTTGCGCGGGGAGGACAACGCGATCGGCGTGTCGGACGGCACCGGACAAGCGGCGCGCTCTCCGGCCAGCGGCTCGCGGATGATGCCGGACAGGAAGCTCGACGCTGCCGCATTGGGCTTTCCCGGCCGGACCGACACGGTCATCAGCCGAACCGACCGGCCGCGCACGAATCCCTTGCGGGTGTAGTCGGCCACGAGCTGTTCGCCGATGAACTTCTGGATGCCGTAGCTGGACTGCGGCCGCGGCAAGGTGTCGTCGTCGACGGCGCCGATCGGGCCGATCGCCGGATCACTGCCGAACACCGCCAGCGAGCTGGAGAACACCACCACCGGTGGCACGGCCAGCGCGCGCGCGTACTCCAGCAGCGTGCGAGCGCCGTCGAGATTGGTGCGCATGCCGAGGTCGAAATCGGCCTCCGCCGCGCCACTGACCACACCGGCCAAGTGGAAGATCGCGTCCACTGGACCGAGATCGTCGAGTGCTGTCGCGAGATCGCCGACGACCGAGCGCACCCGCTCGTCGGCGATGAGGTCGGCGGGCGGGGTGACCAAGTCGACGAGCACGAGCTGACCGATCTCTTCGGGTGCCGCGCCGCCGAAGCCGATCGGGGCTTCGAGCAGACGACGGGCGAGCAGCGCGCCGAGGAATCCGGCGCCACCGGTGATGACGATGCGCGTGCTCATGCTTTCTCCAGTCGGTCGATGACGTCGGCCAGTGACGTTTCGCCGCCGACGTTCCCCGCGAACACGATGTAGGGCAGCCCCCGCGCCGGACCCGACGCCGGCTCCCACAGAGAAACGATGCCCGGCAGCAGCGAGCCCCGGATCCACGCCCGGTCGATCCCGAGAGACTCCGTGGCCACGTCGGACGAGGTGATGCCGCCCTTCGCGACCACATAGGACGGACGCCGCGCCGCGACGGTCTCCCCCGCGACCCGGGTCAGCGCGGCGCTGACCCGCCGCGCGATCTCCAGGCTGTGCGCTTCGTCCCGGCCCTTGACGAGGGTTCGCGAGGTTCGCAGGACGACAAGTGAGTCCGTCAGCGCCGTCGTGGCCGCGGTGACAGCGTCGCGCAGGTGCTGTTCCGAACGTCGGTCGTCGAGGATCGTCGGCACGTCGAGCTCGACGGTGGTGAAGCGGCGCCGGACGGCGAGGTGCTCGAGCTGCCGGCTCGTGAGTCCTACGTGGGACCCCACGACGACGAGGCCGTGCGCGTCGCCCTCGACCAGCCGCGCGAGCGTCCCGTCGTCGATCGGCGGCTGCGCGTCCTGCCCGACCCGCGCTCGCACGAACGACGGGCCGACGCGGTAGAGGAACGTTTTTCCGTCCTGTTCCGCCGCGAGGATCGCGAGCACACTCGCGCGGAGGTCGTCGTCCTCGTCGGCGTCGAGCACGACTACCCGGCCGTCGCGGACGTCGTTCAGCCGGGCGCGCAACGTGCCGTCCGTGCCGGTGCGGATCACGTCCAGCGTCAGCTCGGCGACTTCGCCCCGCGGGATGCGGCCCGCGCTCTTCTCTTCCACCCACTCGGAGAGCTTCGACGAGCGATAGCCGAAGGACGCGTCGCGGGCGAACTCGCTCTCGGCCACCGGCACGAGACCGCCGGCACCGCGCAGCCAGTGCGTGCCCTCGATCGTGACGCGCCCGGCGTCCACATAGGCCGGTGCCAGCAGGACCCCGTCGACCGCCGCACCATGGCGCGACACCACGTCGCCCAGGACGTCGGTCTCCAGCGGGAAATGGCCACGCAGCGTCGAATCGCTGCGGCTGGCGAACGCGAGCCGGACGTTCTCCTGTTCCGCCGCGACGAGACAGGCCTCGGCGACCTCACGGTCACGGGCGGCGGCGTCCTCGGGCGAAAGGCTCCGAGTGTTGGTCAGCACGTAGAACCCCGCCGTGCCCTGCCGCAGGGCCCAGCGGATGTCCTCGACCGTCCAGCGGGTGAGCACGGGCAGTTCACGCACGGTCTGCGTGCCGGTGGGGTCGTCGTCGAGCACCGCGACCTGGCGGGCACCGGCGAGCGCGCGCCGCACCTGCTCGACCGGGACACCACGGACCGGCGGCAGCGTCCCCGGGGTCACTCGATCCCCTCGGTGGCCAGCAGCAGGCGCATGCGGTGGGCGGCCAGCTCGGGGTCGGGGAAGAGACCGAGCTCGTCGGTGAGCACGAACAGGTCGGTCAGGTGCTGCAGCGACCGCATGCCTTCGCGGCCGCTGACCATGCGGAAGTGGTCCTGGTGGCCCGAGAGCCAGGCGACGAACACCGTGCCGACCTTGTACCGGTCGGCCGGGGCCTCGAACATCTTGACCGCGAGCGGGATCGAGCGGTTCATCGTCTCGGTGAAGCCGGCTTCGTCGCCGGCGTCGAGCGCCGCGAATCCGGCCGCCGCGATGGGCGCGATCGGGTCGAGCACCCCGAGCAATCCGTGGCTGTGGTGCTCGCCGTCACCCAGCAGCAGGTCGGTGTAGCCGTAGTCGTCGCCGGTGAACACCTTCACGCCGGCGGGCAGGCGGCGGCGGAACTCCTGCTCCAGCTCGTGGTCGAGCAGGCTGAACTTGATGCCTTCGAGCTTCTCGACGTTGTCGCGGGCCAGCTGGACGACCACGTCCATGGCCGAGAGCACGTCGGTGTGACCCCAGTACCCGGCCAGGCTCGGGTCGAACCCGGTGCCGAGCCAGTGCACGATGGCGGGGTTGTCCGTCTTCGACAGCACGTCGCGGTACACCGAGAGGTAGTCGTCCGAGGTCTTCGCGACGGACACCAGGGCGTGGCTCGCGCGCAGGACCGCGGCACTCCCCTGCGCCTGCACGAACTCGAGCTGTTCGGTGTAGGCGTCGACGATCTCCGCGAGCTCGGGCCGGGCCGAGGTGAGCTGGTCGGTGCCGGCCCCGGCGACCACGGCGGCCCCTGCTTCCCGGGCGGCGGCGACTCCGAGGCGGATGAGCTCCTGGGCCTGGGACCAGTCCAGGCCGCCGGGCCCGCGCTCGGAGGTGTCCATGGCCTCGGCGATGCCGACACCGTAGGAGAACAGGTGCTGCCGGAAGGCGATGGTCGCTTCCCAGTCGACCGGCGGCCGGTGCCCCGGCTGGTAGTCGGCGCGCGCGTCGGCGACCACGTGGGCGGCCGCGAGCACGGTGCGCGAGGCGAACGGCGCCGGGTGGCGCGGATAGTCGACGGCTTCGTGCATCACGTGCCGGGTGGTGCCGCCGTCCAGGGTGGGCACGACGAGCGACGTCGAATTCAGGGTGGTCACTGCGGGGAATCTCCTTGCTGGGGGTCAGGACCAGGCGGCTGTGCCGCCGGTGCGTTCGCGGTCGGCTTCGGAGCCGATCACGCCCGTGGCCTTGAGGTGCGCGATTTGTTCGGGGGTGAGGCCCGCGGCGGTGAGGACGTCGTCGTTGTGCTGCCCGATCTTCGGCGGGACGTGGCGCAGCCGCGCCGGGGTCTCCGAGAGCGCGACGGGCATGCCGACCCACTTGACCGGCCCCACTCCGTCCACATCGGACTCGATGACGAGGCCGTTGTGGCGCACCTGCGGATCCTCGAACACGGCGTCGTACTCGTGGACCGGCGCGACGAGCACGTCCTCGGCTTCGAAGCGGGCCATGATCTCGGCGCGCGGGAACTTCCGGATCGCCTCGGCGAGCAGCCGGTGGGTCTCCTCGGTGTGCTCGCGCAGGCCTTCGATGGTCTGGAACCGCGGGTCGTCCACGTGTTCTTGCGCGAGCCCGCCGGCCCGGGCCGAGCGTTTCCACTGCTCGTCGACGTAGAACTCGCCGATGAGCGTGAACCACAGGCCGTCGGCGGCCTCGTAGTAGCCGTAGAGCGCGGTGTTGTGGGCGTGGGCGATGCCGGCGGACGGCCGGTCGAACCGCTGCCCGGTGTTGAGGTAGGTCGTGCCTTCCTGCAAATGGCTGGTGATCGCCGCGTTGAGCAGGTTCGAGTCGACGACCTGGCCGCGGCCGGTCTTCGCCCGGGCGGCGAGCGCGATCATCATGCCCTGCGCGAACTGCATGGACGCCAGGTAGTCGACCATGAACGTGCCCACCGGCACCGGGCCGGTCGCCTGGCTTCCGGTCAGCGCCATCAGGCCACTGATCGACTGGGCGGCCAGATCCTGGCCGCGGCGGTGCACGTACGGCCCGGACAGCCCGTACCCCGAGGCATAGGCGACGATGATCCGCGGGTTGAGCTTCGACAGCTCGTCCCAGCCGAAGCCGAGCCGGTCCATCACGCCGGGCCGGAAGTTGCTCGCGACGATGTCGGCGTCCTTCGCGAGCCGGTGGACGAGAGCTTTGCCCTCCGGCGACTTCACGTCGACGCTGATGCTCTTCTTGTTGCGGTTGGTCGCCGACCAGTGCGGGCTGAACCCGTTCGCCAGGAACGGCGGCTGGAACCGGCCGATCTCGCCGGCGTCGATCCGCTCGACCTTGATCACCTCGGCCCCGAAGTCGGCCAGCACCTGCGTGGCCGACGGGCCTTGCTCGAGCTGGGTGAAATCGAGGATGCGGACACCTTCGAACGCATCGGTCATGAGAACTACGGCCTTTCTGTGGTCTTGTCACGCCGCGGGCGCGGTTTCAGCCCGGCCGGCTCGGGCCGGAAGAAGCGGGAATCCATCAAGCTGGGTTCCGACCGCATCAGGGGCACGAAGCCCATCTGGTCGAGTACGTCGCGCCGCAGGTCGACGCCGGGGGCGATCTCGACGAGTTCCACCCCCTCGGCCGACAACCGGAACACCGCGCGTTCGGTCACGTACAGCACCTGCTGTCCTTGCGCGTGGGCGCGTTCGGCGCTGAAGCAGATGTGGGAAACCTCGTCGACGAACTTCGGGTAGCGGCCGTCCTTCGCGATGACGAGCCGGCCGGCGGTGACGCCGACGTCGAGCCCTCCGCCACGCAGGGTCCCGCAGAACACGACCGTGCGGGCCTTCTGGCTGATGTCGATGAATCCGCCCGGACCGATCGGTTTGCCGCCGGCCGTGGCGACGTTGACGTTGCCGTGCCGGTCGATCTCGGCGTAGGCGAGCCCGGCGAAGTCGAGCGCGCCGCCGTCGTAGAGGTCGAACTGGCTCGGCATGTCCACAATCGCCGACGGGTTGATCGCGGTACCGGAGTCGAGCCCGACACCGGGCAAGCCGCCGAAGACACCTTGCTCCACGGTGAGGGTGAAGCGGTCGAGGAACCCTTCTTCCAACGCGACGTAGCTGATGCCGTTGGCCATGCCGACGCCCAGGTTGGCGAGGTCGCCCTCGTGCAGCTCGATCGCCGCCCGGCGCGCGACGACCTTGCGCTCGTCGAACGGCAGCGGCTCGACCTCCGTCGGCCGGTTGGGCAGCGTGCCGGTACGGCGTGGGTCGGCGACCGTGATCGGCGTCTGGTTGGGGTAGTCGGTGAGCACGACGTGGTCGACCAGCGGTCCGGGGATCCGGACCCGGTTCGCCGGGATTTCGCCCCGGTCCACGAGCCGCTTGACCTCGACGAGCACCAGTCCCCCACTGGCGTGCGTGGCCTGCGCGATCGCGAGGTTGTCGCCGAACGCGGCTTCGTCGTCCATGCCGATGTTGCCGTCGACGTCGGCTTCGGTGGCGCGCAGCAGCGCGATGTCGACGCCGAACCGCGGGTAGAACAGCCACTCCTGCCCACCGAGGGTCACCAGCTCGCTCAGCCCGGTGGTGGTGCGCTCGTTCATCCGCCCCCACTGCCGACGGGGGTCGACGAAGGTGCCCAAGCCGATGTCGGTGAGCAGGCCGGGCCGGCCGGCAGCGATCTCCCGGTACAGCAAGGAGATCGTGCCCGCGGGCAGGCCGACGGCCTCGACCTCGTCGCGCGCGATCACCCCCTGCTCCCGCGGTGAGAGCACGAAGTGCGAGCCCACGAACCGGCGGACGAGCCCCGGGATCGCGACGTGGTCCACACCCCGCCCTTCGTGGTCGCCCAGCCCCATCACGTGCACGACCGTGAGACCGGACGGCGAACCGCCGTCCTCCCAGCGCTGTTCGAGCGCTGCGAGGAGCGTTTCGGGGACCTGCAGGAGGGAGCCGGTGCCCCCGACCGCCACGGTCGCACCGCTGGGCACGAGCGCGACGGCCGCCTCGGGCGAAAGGTGCAAGTCGGTGCGGTCCCGGCCGGAGGGCGCCGCGTCGAGCGGGATCACGCCATCACGTCCCCGCCGCACACGTTCACGCACTCGCCGGTGATGTACGACGCGTCGTCGGACGCGAGGAACGCCACCGCGGCCGCCACCTCGTCGGGCCGGCCGATGCGGCCCAGCGGGTTGGTCGAGAGCCGGCGTTGCAGCGCTTCCGCCGCGTCTTGGCCGGTGATG
Protein-coding regions in this window:
- a CDS encoding MFS transporter, producing the protein MTIRDLEPEVSLRTAKEVRRVGLAGGIGTLIEYYDYALYGYVSAIIAPLFFPGKDPVASLLAVLAVFALSYVIRPIGGIVFGWVGDRFGRKRALLVTVVGIGLANTAIGVLPTYAMVGVLAPVLLLVVRLAQGFFAGGEVGGAATVISEAAPPGKKARYGAFTPMGTNAGFAIASAAVGIVSGVLAADQLSSWGWRIPFLIGLPLTVVCYLARRMLPDIDRDVTTARHGFPLTSALRDYPGALVKATALGIGVQGAAYIGSTFISIYLVTNLHYAKSPVYWITAAVTLVAVGLMPFAGRLADRIGPLKVAVIGLVGYAVITYPGFLLMDVGNLGLAALGYVLIMVNMAFLQVASYTVTPQLFPDEVRYTGTALATNISVVIAGGTAPYIGTWLVSATDDLRSPYYFVLTTSLVGLIAVAAMRKRRPLAQPTVAA
- a CDS encoding DUF993 family protein produces the protein MTTLNSTSLVVPTLDGGTTRHVMHEAVDYPRHPAPFASRTVLAAAHVVADARADYQPGHRPPVDWEATIAFRQHLFSYGVGIAEAMDTSERGPGGLDWSQAQELIRLGVAAAREAGAAVVAGAGTDQLTSARPELAEIVDAYTEQLEFVQAQGSAAVLRASHALVSVAKTSDDYLSVYRDVLSKTDNPAIVHWLGTGFDPSLAGYWGHTDVLSAMDVVVQLARDNVEKLEGIKFSLLDHELEQEFRRRLPAGVKVFTGDDYGYTDLLLGDGEHHSHGLLGVLDPIAPIAAAGFAALDAGDEAGFTETMNRSIPLAVKMFEAPADRYKVGTVFVAWLSGHQDHFRMVSGREGMRSLQHLTDLFVLTDELGLFPDPELAAHRMRLLLATEGIE
- a CDS encoding acyl CoA:acetate/3-ketoacid CoA transferase encodes the protein MIPLDAAPSGRDRTDLHLSPEAAVALVPSGATVAVGGTGSLLQVPETLLAALEQRWEDGGSPSGLTVVHVMGLGDHEGRGVDHVAIPGLVRRFVGSHFVLSPREQGVIARDEVEAVGLPAGTISLLYREIAAGRPGLLTDIGLGTFVDPRRQWGRMNERTTTGLSELVTLGGQEWLFYPRFGVDIALLRATEADVDGNIGMDDEAAFGDNLAIAQATHASGGLVLVEVKRLVDRGEIPANRVRIPGPLVDHVVLTDYPNQTPITVADPRRTGTLPNRPTEVEPLPFDERKVVARRAAIELHEGDLANLGVGMANGISYVALEEGFLDRFTLTVEQGVFGGLPGVGLDSGTAINPSAIVDMPSQFDLYDGGALDFAGLAYAEIDRHGNVNVATAGGKPIGPGGFIDISQKARTVVFCGTLRGGGLDVGVTAGRLVIAKDGRYPKFVDEVSHICFSAERAHAQGQQVLYVTERAVFRLSAEGVELVEIAPGVDLRRDVLDQMGFVPLMRSEPSLMDSRFFRPEPAGLKPRPRRDKTTERP
- a CDS encoding CaiB/BaiF CoA-transferase family protein — encoded protein: MTDAFEGVRILDFTQLEQGPSATQVLADFGAEVIKVERIDAGEIGRFQPPFLANGFSPHWSATNRNKKSISVDVKSPEGKALVHRLAKDADIVASNFRPGVMDRLGFGWDELSKLNPRIIVAYASGYGLSGPYVHRRGQDLAAQSISGLMALTGSQATGPVPVGTFMVDYLASMQFAQGMMIALAARAKTGRGQVVDSNLLNAAITSHLQEGTTYLNTGQRFDRPSAGIAHAHNTALYGYYEAADGLWFTLIGEFYVDEQWKRSARAGGLAQEHVDDPRFQTIEGLREHTEETHRLLAEAIRKFPRAEIMARFEAEDVLVAPVHEYDAVFEDPQVRHNGLVIESDVDGVGPVKWVGMPVALSETPARLRHVPPKIGQHNDDVLTAAGLTPEQIAHLKATGVIGSEADRERTGGTAAWS
- a CDS encoding four-carbon acid sugar kinase family protein: MTPGTLPPVRGVPVEQVRRALAGARQVAVLDDDPTGTQTVRELPVLTRWTVEDIRWALRQGTAGFYVLTNTRSLSPEDAAARDREVAEACLVAAEQENVRLAFASRSDSTLRGHFPLETDVLGDVVSRHGAAVDGVLLAPAYVDAGRVTIEGTHWLRGAGGLVPVAESEFARDASFGYRSSKLSEWVEEKSAGRIPRGEVAELTLDVIRTGTDGTLRARLNDVRDGRVVVLDADEDDDLRASVLAILAAEQDGKTFLYRVGPSFVRARVGQDAQPPIDDGTLARLVEGDAHGLVVVGSHVGLTSRQLEHLAVRRRFTTVELDVPTILDDRRSEQHLRDAVTAATTALTDSLVVLRTSRTLVKGRDEAHSLEIARRVSAALTRVAGETVAARRPSYVVAKGGITSSDVATESLGIDRAWIRGSLLPGIVSLWEPASGPARGLPYIVFAGNVGGETSLADVIDRLEKA
- the denD gene encoding D-erythronate dehydrogenase; translation: MSTRIVITGGAGFLGALLARRLLEAPIGFGGAAPEEIGQLVLVDLVTPPADLIADERVRSVVGDLATALDDLGPVDAIFHLAGVVSGAAEADFDLGMRTNLDGARTLLEYARALAVPPVVVFSSSLAVFGSDPAIGPIGAVDDDTLPRPQSSYGIQKFIGEQLVADYTRKGFVRGRSVRLMTVSVRPGKPNAAASSFLSGIIREPLAGERAACPVPSDTPIALSSPRKTLEGLLRAAEVGDATWGSPTAMNLPALTTTPQEMAFALDRVAGAGTSDLIDWTDDVGVGAIVRNWPARFHTPRADKLGLAAELSFDDIVRAYVDGLK
- a CDS encoding mandelate racemase/muconate lactonizing enzyme family protein, with translation MKITKVEPILVDRYLFVQVHTDEGLVGLGESGAWGFHESAAAAVVKFGEYLLGEDPLRIEHHWQYLYRAFHFRGADIMGALSAIDIALWDLAGQYRDASVHALLGGPVRERARVYQHVVGTTRQELVAGVKAAKEQGFTAVGHLTPFLDEDRSVPYFETHAAKIGHAIEAVGAYRDAVGDDVDLCIEIHRRLTPAEAVQLGLGIAEFRPQFLEDPVTPDNFDEMEYVASRVDVPIATGERLTSIWEFAMLLRRSAVQFVRPNVGMVGGITGAKKIAALAEAQHIGVVPHNPLSPVLTAASLQIAAAIPNFALLEYPGRTWHSLLADRPDGGEIVTGQPEYDGRGFLLVDASPGIGVKLRPDVTERVPYVPRPVKARLSIDGSVIDQ
- a CDS encoding MFS transporter, which produces MDARRTPAEPDPVDGGKSPMRRRVVAASIIGSALEWYDYALYGLASALVLNKLFFPDLGSEVGTIASVATFAVGFVARPLGGVVLGNLGDRHGRKAVMITTLVLMGIATTLIGALPTYGSIGVWAPILLVFLRLCQGFGAGAEFGGAVVMSAEYAPPGKRGLFASTAQVGAEIGMLLSTAAFAVIGTLPENQLLSWGWRIPFLVGIVPVAVGLFLRLRVQETPEFQRVKGTGEQPRVPMAELLRTAPKQVLLAAGARLMDPPLGYLYTVFVTVYAVKQVGVAQQTVLTGLLIASALGIGSVALFGHLTDRLGTKRVYLTAAAFAMVLAFPFYWLVDTGQPVVIWLALILGTSVGKELNNAGQAAYLTEMFEPRIRVSGVSLARESVSAVGGLIRVAGLSLVNLAGGSYWPVALLMVVLGAISFVCISLSKPVVAGANDPDATAAPAYAKDGAA